Proteins encoded by one window of Rhodobium gokarnense:
- a CDS encoding CerR family C-terminal domain-containing protein, with the protein MDAETKATPTAKTAPASPGRQKLLDAAIVLFGRKGFDATTTREIAEAAGVNIANIAYHFGGKEGLYRACAEELGRAIKARLTVVLDRAPPQGPLEARDAMTAVLSRMTRLIAADPAMAAPARFILREYFDPTPALRLLYRGLIEPISGRLIALWAAATGADPDSEETRLIVLGLVGQILVFRAARDAVCLRMEWETIGPREAEAIETMVIATLDARIAAEKEKRP; encoded by the coding sequence ATGGATGCTGAGACGAAGGCCACCCCCACGGCCAAGACCGCACCCGCCTCCCCCGGCCGCCAGAAACTCCTCGATGCCGCCATCGTCCTCTTCGGCCGCAAGGGGTTCGACGCCACGACGACGCGCGAGATCGCGGAGGCCGCCGGCGTCAACATCGCCAACATCGCCTACCATTTCGGCGGCAAGGAGGGGCTCTACCGGGCCTGCGCCGAGGAGCTTGGCCGCGCCATCAAGGCCCGGCTCACCGTCGTCCTCGACCGGGCGCCACCGCAAGGCCCCCTTGAGGCCCGCGACGCCATGACGGCGGTGCTGTCGCGGATGACCCGGCTGATCGCCGCCGATCCGGCCATGGCGGCCCCGGCCCGCTTCATCCTGAGGGAATATTTCGACCCGACGCCGGCGCTGAGGCTCCTCTACCGGGGCCTGATCGAGCCGATATCGGGCCGCCTCATCGCCCTGTGGGCGGCGGCCACCGGCGCCGATCCGGACAGCGAGGAGACGCGGCTCATCGTCCTCGGCCTCGTCGGCCAGATCCTTGTCTTCCGCGCCGCCCGCGACGCCGTCTGCCTGCGCATGGAGTGGGAGACCATCGGCCCGCGCGAGGCCGAAGCCATCGAAACCATGGTGATCGCGACGCTCGATGCGCGGATCGCCGCTGAAAAGGAGAAAAGGCCGTGA
- a CDS encoding HlyD family secretion protein gives MDLICKIAVIAQIAAFCGPDTGPVFAGYVEGDYTRIAPIEASRIIDVHVGRGDRVTKDQLIADMEKDDAKLAVDNARASVAEAEARYADLKLGKRPEEIAAIEASLRSAEAQAKQASATFERQKQLFERGHASKAQLDEAEANHDVAKAKVGEIEANLAVARLPARKEEIKAADERLSQARSNLETALWKLEQRRLLAPANGRIFDVLRRSGEIAAPESAVVTMLADGAIKLRFYVPEQSIADIKTGTKLSVGCDGCADDLTATVSYVAAEPEFTPPVIYSIETRQKLVYLVEARPPEGDDRLRPGQIIDVRLAEPKTAEASR, from the coding sequence ATCGACCTGATCTGCAAGATCGCTGTCATCGCCCAGATCGCCGCCTTTTGCGGGCCCGACACAGGGCCGGTCTTTGCCGGCTATGTGGAGGGCGACTACACCCGCATCGCCCCGATCGAGGCAAGCCGCATCATCGACGTCCATGTCGGCCGCGGCGACCGGGTGACAAAGGACCAGTTGATCGCCGACATGGAAAAGGACGACGCAAAACTCGCCGTCGACAATGCGCGGGCGAGCGTCGCCGAGGCGGAGGCGCGCTACGCGGACCTCAAGCTCGGCAAACGGCCGGAGGAGATCGCCGCCATCGAGGCATCGCTGCGCTCCGCCGAGGCCCAGGCCAAGCAGGCGAGCGCCACCTTCGAGCGCCAGAAACAGCTCTTTGAGCGCGGCCATGCCTCCAAGGCACAACTCGACGAGGCCGAGGCCAACCACGACGTCGCCAAGGCCAAGGTCGGCGAGATCGAGGCCAATCTCGCCGTCGCCCGCCTGCCGGCCCGCAAGGAAGAGATCAAGGCGGCCGACGAGCGCCTGAGCCAGGCCCGCTCGAACCTGGAGACCGCCCTCTGGAAGCTGGAGCAGCGACGGCTTCTGGCGCCGGCGAACGGGCGCATCTTCGACGTCCTCAGGCGCTCCGGCGAGATCGCGGCGCCGGAAAGCGCCGTCGTCACCATGCTCGCCGACGGCGCCATCAAGCTGCGCTTCTACGTGCCAGAACAAAGCATCGCCGACATCAAGACGGGCACAAAACTCTCCGTCGGTTGCGACGGCTGCGCCGACGACCTCACTGCCACCGTCAGCTATGTCGCCGCCGAGCCGGAATTCACCCCGCCGGTGATCTACTCCATCGAGACCCGCCAGAAGCTCGTCTATCTGGTCGAGGCCCGCCCGCCCGAGGGCGACGACCGCCTGCGGCCCGGCCAGATCATCGACGTGCGCCTTGCCGAGCCGAAGACCGCGGAGGCGTCCCGATGA
- a CDS encoding ABC transporter ATP-binding protein, which yields MTADAPGADQPNAIDVTGITKSFSGKTVVDDVDLTVRHGEIVGFLGPNGSGKTTTIRVICGLLLPDAGAGTVLGYDVIREARRIKHQVGYMTQHFSFYGDLTIAENLDFVARLYGLKPRRKHVLEALKGLGMASRADQLAETLSGGWKQRLALAACIMHKPKLLLLDEPTAGVDPKARRDFWDEIHQLAADGLTVLVSTHYMDEAERCHRIAYISYGKLIAQGTVADIVAGSNLITYVVEGPDLARVQRRLQDTDGIEQIAPFGATLHVVGSDPGRLKAALRPLEEDAAYSVRPADTSLEDVFIKFMGTATDNMQ from the coding sequence ATGACGGCAGACGCCCCCGGCGCGGACCAGCCCAACGCCATCGACGTCACCGGCATCACCAAGAGCTTTTCCGGCAAGACGGTGGTGGACGATGTGGACCTCACGGTCCGGCACGGCGAGATCGTCGGCTTTCTGGGCCCGAACGGCTCCGGCAAGACGACGACCATCCGCGTCATCTGCGGCCTCTTGCTGCCCGATGCCGGCGCCGGCACGGTCCTCGGCTACGACGTCATCCGCGAGGCGCGGCGCATCAAGCACCAGGTCGGCTATATGACGCAGCATTTCTCGTTCTATGGCGACCTGACCATTGCGGAAAACCTCGACTTCGTCGCCCGGCTCTACGGCCTGAAGCCGCGCAGGAAGCACGTCTTAGAGGCGCTGAAAGGCCTCGGCATGGCGAGCCGCGCCGACCAGCTCGCCGAGACGCTCTCCGGCGGCTGGAAGCAGCGCCTGGCGCTCGCCGCCTGCATCATGCACAAGCCGAAGCTGCTGCTCCTCGACGAGCCGACGGCGGGCGTCGACCCCAAGGCGCGGCGCGACTTCTGGGACGAGATCCACCAGCTCGCCGCCGACGGCCTCACGGTGCTGGTCTCCACCCACTACATGGACGAGGCCGAGCGCTGCCACCGCATCGCCTATATTTCTTACGGCAAGCTGATCGCTCAAGGCACCGTCGCGGACATCGTCGCCGGTTCCAACCTCATCACCTATGTCGTGGAAGGCCCCGACCTCGCCAGGGTCCAGCGCCGGCTGCAGGACACCGACGGTATCGAGCAGATCGCCCCCTTCGGCGCGACGCTCCATGTGGTCGGCTCCGATCCGGGCCGGCTGAAGGCCGCGCTCCGCCCGCTTGAGGAAGACGCCGCCTATTCCGTGCGCCCGGCCGACACGAGCCTGGAAGACGTCTTCATCAAGTTCATGGGCACGGCCACGGACAACATGCAATGA